The genomic stretch TCTTGTGAAGTGAATTTCTTGGAATGTATTTAGTCTCAACtttcagcctcgctttcatgttaaattcattttcactgtGAAACGTTTGAGCGAAGGAGTCATTTAAAAAGTAgtgtaggttgagtttgatcgtccgagTGAACATAGTGCTGAATAGGACTGTTAACGCTGTTGTTGATAatgactgacatttcgacaacctgtgcggtagtcatgttcagagtcaaagtgagttgtatcacgtcagtttaatggttttatactctggttatagatctgattggtcaattacgtcgcgatatgttattggtcgtctgtcagttaaaccgtgatgttattgtttaattggctatgaagactcgtaatcagtaattggagcgtttcgatccgtctactGTCACAGCTACACCGTCGTCTATTGATAGTTAAATTGTCAGTTCTCAAGTCGtgcgttctctcgtagttagttttgcttgatctcatCAATGAGTCGTCTGTACcgtgctggtaactgttggttACGATTCaatggcgtttgttctaagttagtaaaccagctttctaaagaaagtcgttgatagtagtctttAGAATACGCTATGCATGTTGCAGAGTTCCAGTCGATTTGGTGTtccgtctgtaaatggtgctcagcaatgtgattgttgacgtcaccattttCTCGCTGCTCggttgtgttcggtcagtcgttTGCTAAGgttttctgccggtttcacaaATGTAAGTAGCCTGgaagtcgcagcatttgatcttgtctAGTCTGCTCCCTGTCTGCCCTCCCCTTTGTCTTTATCCTTGACATCAGTAAGTAGTCGTCGTAAAGTgtttatcggtttgtgtgcaacacgtatattgtaaggttgtagtttcagaggtgcctctgatgtacggtatagtcgcggCTGTCGTAACAAAGCCAGAGTTGacgttggtctgagtgttggattcagtgttactgtgagtgttccgtctaacaaagtccgctGTTTAGGTAGTCAGTCTATATAGTAGCAGTCTTATCAGAGGCCCAGTTGTTCGATGACTGGTatagtaatcggtcggtatgaCTGTGACCGGTCATCGTACAACTCTTACAATATACATGTTGCACGCAAACCgaactgctgtcactgttgtcatgttttaaaaatataactttaaatCAAAATGTATACCTCTATTTGAAACCACGAACtacctaccccccccccccccccccaaaaaaaagggTGCTTTAAACTATCAAAATCCATCGTCAAGCCTTTTCTGTCCCCTAAGTTGAGCAAAACGTCCCTAGCTCCAGGACTATATGATACAAACTTCTTTCCTTAGTTTCTTGCTTCGATAATCCCATTGGTGTAGCTGACTCTGAAATTATCCCTAACGACCAAATGACTGCTTCAACAAGGTATTCTGGTCATCCTGCTTATCACGGTAGACTTCATTACCCTAACAGCGCCTGGTGTGCAAAAGACAGTGCCGAAGATGAAGATTGGCTTCAAATTGATCTGGGAACCACATATGAAATATGTGGGGCTGCTACCCAAGGGACTGGAAACCAGAAATACAACGAATACGTAACGAAATTCAAATTGTCTTACTCCTCTGATGGAAGCAGCTGGACTATGTATACTGGTACTGGAGGCTCAGAAACGGTAGGAAGCCAGAAAGTTATAAATTGCAaaaatatggcaaaatttcGAAGCTTTGCAAAAACGCTGCCATATCAGTTCTCTTATGATTTGTTTTCCTTCCGTTCAAAAAAGATACAGATTGCCTAATGTTGTTTGCTTCCTGATTTCTttttaaggtacatttttttataaacaaaaaattcaagagaGGGTATTTGCAGAAGTTTCACCATATTCGGCCTCTTTTTCGAGCAAAGTAAATcaatgtgaataaataaatgtacagcATTTATTTTAAgctgtcattttttttatacaatttAACGGACCAAATCAAAACAAGAGCACGCTGGATTTTATTTCAGTTAGAGTTTTTAGTGAACTAAGTAGTTAGCGAAACTTGGCCACCCAACGCCATATAAGTGGTTGCAATATCGTGTTTTTAAACACGATATTGCATTAAAATGTTGCAAAAGCTCGAAATTTATAAACGGGCTTCTTAGATATACGATTACTTACTTCTCGCAGCCTTGACCTTTCGTTGCATCTATACAATGCTACACCACTTCTCCGTACACTATCTTAAAATTCATGCTATATACTCGTTAACTGCAGGATAAACCCTTTCAAAAGGTATTAACCACCGCGACAGAAAAGGCCAAAATCACACACAAAATACTCATCATTTACAACATCAAGGCAGGAATTATAGGAATTGGAACTATCTTCCATCTAACATTTATTATCGGAAAAATGagaattttgaagaaaaaacaacatgGCTGTCTGAAGTCACTTATCACGATCACGTCCATGTCAGCTTGGCGGCCTTAACGTGAATGGTTTTGAAGTCATTCAACTTTTTAATCAGGGAGGGATttgggtgggggaggggtgcaACCTGAAATGGGTTAAAAACTTAAATTCTTCAGATTGGCTCGTTTCGACATATGTATTTCGAGTTTCAGAATGTAACAGGCGTGTAGTCTAtaaagtaacaaggaaacaattCTCATGTTTTATGTTAGTGGACTGCGACTAAGCCGAGGTATATAAATAACAGAACTTGGTAAACACCAGACAAGATTGGTAAAAAACGCGTACTATACATTGAAATCCTTCGTCTTAGTTGTGTTGCATGAAGGTACACTTTTAATTCTCTTAATTTAAGTTTTCAAATCGggttaccttttttttcttaggaaTTTCACAGGAATGGAGGCAAAAACACAGTAGATGAACACCTGTTGCCATCGCCACTGTCCACACGATACATTCGCTTCTATCCAACAGATCAAGTTAGCTGGAACTGCCTCAGAGTGGAACTGTACAGCACAGCTCTTTTAAAATGATCTTCAGttacttataaaaaaaacaaaaaacaaaaaaaataaaaatgattatcAACACAGGCGGCACAAAATCACTATGTAAGTGCTTGTTAAAAATCGGTACATGTTTTTGGAGTGCCTGTGTTAAGGCTTTGTTAAATTGTGCTAGCATATTTTTTGGTATACTTCGTCATTACGAACGTAATTTTCATGTGTTTCCCGAAGAAAacactgctagcataattttcaCTTTTGGCTAATTTAGCAGCACAAATTGTCATGTATTGTTCATGCAACGAATCTTTTTGATTCCGAGATTAGTTGATGTTACGGGAcaaatttaagtaacaaaatcatttttttttgtccgctTATTGTCGCATTAATGGGACTTGGGTCCCACAGGACTCAAAGAGCCCGCATAGCTGACTATCTAGGTTATACTCAAGATGGCGTTCGTGtgctgaatttttgtttaaattataatattatagtTTTCAGAGAATGAATTATGCATGCTTAAAGTTTTAGATGGAAATAGAATAAATGCGTTTACTGTTTACTTATTCGTTGCATAGTTATTGAGgtctatatatatttttaccaaTTATGAAATAATAAGTGGAAGGCAGCATGATCTCTGCATATTTTGCTAAATTAAGCATAAATTACAAAAACCAGCAAAATTATTGGTATAATTTTAGAAATGCACAAGCACTGCttgtagcatattatgctactttttCGAGCACAGTCTATCAAGAAAGCCTACCTGTGTTACAGTTAGGGAGTCTCGAGCAATATTTTCTATCAACATTCCTATTGCTGGCTCAGTTTGAGCgaaaatgtaatttaatttcattatttttttacccttttttcgATGAAAAaacggcaaatttcaaagcccaaaatcgtcgactggtacctcgatttcagtaaagAGTCTTACACCACGTTGAAAAgtgttatctcttctttcaaaatcgtttgttttttttttgtttgcttgtttttttttttttttcaaaactatgggcaactaaataaaatttttgaggccGAAAAAAACGAgaagtacttttctgaaatttgagctttccagactcagcGGGCAGAAGCCAAAAACTTAGAAAAATGCAGTAAGAAAGCAGTTTGAACAGTGCGTTAACGTTATCAGCTATCAGAAACCACCACGTGTTCATCGAGCGATTGGATAGAATTTAAGCCATTTTCCGGTAAGAAAGGCAGCGTTTAGCCATCTTCTGCTACCAAACGCACGAGTTacgtaaggttgtcaaagggcaaaTCACCTGGGCAAATCACAATAATAAAGACCACAACGTTTTTGcgtccaggaattagactttaaTGGACAGAAGATACCTCCCATCTTAAAAGATGCTTGATGTCTAGACGTGAATAGTCTGTCCaggtttttccttttgtttttcggGACCATTTGACAGCGCACGAGTGAACCGAAGCGCAGTAACGAGCCCTAACCCCACCCCATTGCCgttgcggtcaataaatcctcgcgcttttcactttttttatacGCACTTGAGAATCTCCATAGGAAAAAAAGAGGGTCTTTAAAGAGTGTCAATTTCAGTTTATTTCGCcgaccaaaaaaaacaaaacaaaacaaaacaaaacaaaaagaaaaagaaaccataaggcttagGTCATCCCCTTTTTGTTCGTTTAGCGTCGAGTAGGTTTCCTGGTTCTGGGTCGGTcggtggggtgaaaaaaaaatctaagaaaTCTAAGAATAGGAGGCCTGAAACACCAGCACCTGATTGCCGTGGAgcctgaaaacaacaagacatggtcaccaaatcgacacaaactcaatatggcggaaaacATGATGgtcaatttaatttttgaaaaaaggtccaaaaaggttaaaaagcaaaaaggatACACCACTTAACGAGTTTTATGTCTCGAAATGCTGTTataatgctcatttttcagatcaaaataattaatttaagtcaaaaaagaaataataaaccttgtcgtttctttttcctattttttttttttttaaaaatgccaaaCAACTGTGTCTGTTGGACGACACTAACCGAAGAAAAAAATGGGGGATGGCCTTCTAATATAGGTATTAAGCTCCCTCAGagtaaatcaatcaatcaatcaatcaactttatttaaacacggtaaatggctcagcaagctggttttcagacatgccgtgtgataattacaatttataaaaattaagactagtgattaactaacaatacaatataacagcaagaaatgagtattagaaataagataaaaacataataaaagtcATATCCTAAGATATGGCGAGTTTAAagctagtaaaaaaaaatcccccatctcacgtgtttcatttgacagttggttccaagccattgcaccccgataagaaaatgaacgcttgagaaaatttgttttaggtaGTGGTAGTTGGAGATCATAGTTAGAACCCCTCAAATTATAGTCATGAATTTCAGAGGTTCTATGAAACTGCTCCCGAAGGTACGTCGGACAATcattattgaatattttaaacatcgTAACTAATAAGtgtcttttccttctttcttctaagTTTGACCACTCTAAAGAGTTTAGTACATCTGATGATCTGATAGAGTAATCAGCCCAAGTAATAATCCgtgctgctctattttgcaacttttgcaaTTTGTCGGCACGTGTTTTGGAGCAGTCACCCCATACAACATCACAATAGTCAAAGTAGGGCTGCACAAGTGAatagtaaatagttttaagagTCTCTTGATTATCGGTTAGTTTTCTAGCTAAATACAGCATTCGCAAGCCATTAGAGACTTTGGATGAAATATGTTTGATCTGATCACCCCAGGTTAGCATTTCATCAATATGAACCCCCAGTAACTTAGTAGAGGGTTTATGTTCAATAGGTCTATTATCCAACTCTAGATTCATGAACTTggcatttgccaaattttgccGAGAGCCAATTGTCATATAACTAGTTTTAGAAGTATTGCAACTCAATTTGTTTGTCTTAAGCCAATTATGTACTGCAATTAAGTCACTATTTAAAGAACACTCAATTGTGGATATTTCTTCATGAGCTGTAGTTATATATGTATCATCGGCAAACATACCTGGCGTTGTATGTCGTAGACATTTGGGAAAATCGTTTATATAAATTATGAACAATAGTGGTCCAAGTATAGAGCCCTGGGGAATGCCACATGATACATATTGTTCTGTGGATAAGACTCCATTTACATAACATCTCTGCGTTCTATCAGTCAAATATGACTTAAGCAGCTGAAGAGCATTGCCATTGACACCATAACAATACAGCTTACGTAGTAAGATGTTATGGTCAACAGTGTCGAAGGCTTTCTTTAAGTCGATAAATACACTACCATTAAGTTTACCAGCATCCATGTTGGCAAGCCAAAGGTTTACTGCACTTATCAAAGCTGTAGAGGTTGAATGATTAGGTCTTAAGCCAGATTGAGACTCAGTTAGAAGATTACCTGCTTGAAAATACTCTAACAGCTGAGAGTGCATGACCCTTTCTATAATTTTCGAAATGGCAGGTAGAATAGAAATCGGTCGATAGTTGCTTGGAATATTTCTTTCATCAGACTTAAAAATAGGATGtacttttgcctttttccaatcatcaggaaatattCCAGTCTCCAGCACATGATTAATAATATCACATATAGAGTCTGAGATATACGGACTACAAAGCTTTAAGAGTCTACTAGAAATATTATCTAGCCCACAGCTTACTGAGGGTTTAAGATTGGAAATAAGATTGAGAATGTATCCTACGTTTACTGggcgaaaacaaaaatttaaatcggTTCTGCCCAAAAAATCCTCTGGTTGAGAAGCAGTATCAGGAATACCAGATGCCAGTTTACTACCTAGCGAACAAAAGTGGTTATTCATTTGTTCAGCTATATCTTCCTTTTGTACAAAATCTTTGCCCTCATCAATGAGTTCATTTATAACTGTCATTTTAGGCTTGCGACCCAGGGAACTATTTATTACATTCCAGGTTTCCTTCAAATTACCACTATGCTTCTTAATGCTATCATTAAAGAAAGTAGCCCTGGCTTCCCTAATACTAGCATTTACTTCATTTCTTACCTTTTTATAATCGTTCCACGCTTGATGAGAATTCTGCTTAACCGCTTGATTCTTTAAAAAGTCGCGCTTTCTCATTTTCCTCCTCAGTTCACCTGTTATCCACGGTGAAGATTTacctttcacttttcttttcctcaTCGGGGCATGTTTATTTATGACTTCCAGAAATAAAGATTTCCAGACATCCCACATCTCGTTTGGGTCATCCATAAGAGAAGCAAAGTGGAAAGGTGTCTCTTTAATGTCTTCAATGAAGGCATCACAGTCAAAATTTTTGAATTGTCTAGATTCTATTATTTTTGGATCAGCTTTCAGTGTATTATGTTTATGAGTAGCATAGATAAGACTGTGGTCAGAAATGCCAACATGCAAGACCCCATGGTTCGTTATGATATTTGGTTTATTAGTAAATATGTGATCTATTAGTGTTCTAGTGCTAGAAGTAATTAAAAGTAATAAgagtataaaagtataagtttacaaggCCAGGATCGAGCGTATACTgagtaactaaatgataaaaatatatttgatcaaaattaaatgaaaggctaagaCTCTGAGCGCTGTctgataacgaaacggtaaacaagaagtGCTGCCTCTCATTTGATAAAGACGTGATATACTGGGTGGACCACATCCTGAACTTCCGCGAAAACCGCAAGAGAGGAGCGCTCAGggctaaaggtgatgttacacgggatgATTTGCAAAGACGATTTTTAACGCAACACAGCATTAGAgcattgttgcaacattgttttgaatggtttcaacattgttccaacattgcaacgctgtgttgcgctgaaaatcgtcgttgcaaatcgtctcgtgtaacatcaccttaaggaGACTAAACAGGGGCGTAGTTATTTGTACGCATGGTTCGTACGTGAGTCCCAACAGGCCGACAGAATTAAGGAATTTTTGATGTTATGTCATTTCATAAAGAGCAAAAATTCTTTGGCTTACAGTCGTTAACCCCACCTATAATAAAGGCACCTTAAAAAAGTGTTGAGATttgggttggggggggggggggggaagatgATGTAGAAAAAGTCGGGCGTACCTCTGGAAAAACCCTGGCTACGCCCCCTGCTAAAGCCCGAAAAAACAACAGGCGTCTAGAGAAACGTCGTTATCATCTGTCCGGGGTCGTACTTTCAAGGAAGCGCTGATTAAGAATCATTCTTGACGGAATGAAAAGTTCTCGTAGCTTCCAGCGAAAAAAAGAGTGACGACAGTGGCAAGAGGTCGTTCTCTGAAATGCAACGCAATCTTTGCCGTTTGCAATCTTTCGGCGCTTGGATTTAAGACGTTGTTCAGGTTGTTGTTATGTTCTCCAGTGTGGATACCTGACAATTCCAATATATGGAAACACCATGCTAAGGAACGAACAACAGCCATTCGCAATATTGTTTTGTAcgctaaaatctgatttcatagacgtaaaacgttttgaattttaagacttttaaTATTAGTGCTTTGCCCTCCCTTTGACAACTTTACGTTACTGGTACACTTGGCAGGAGTTGACAGCTTAAATCTGCCTTTCTTGATAGAAAACGGCTTTAATTTATATCAGATCGCGTATTTTTGcaagtttttagcatcggcccgccgagtatggaaagctcaaatttcagaaaagcaCTACTCGTatttttttggcctcaaaaatgttcttttaagtTGCtcatagttttgaaaaaaagattttgaaagaCGAGGTAACGCTCTTTAGCGTGGTATAAGACTCTTtcctgaaatcgaggtaccagtggACGATTTTAGGCTTtgaaattttgccattttttcatcgaacaaaaactttcaaaatattgaaaataatgaaaaatctccaaaatattacatttacGGTCAAACTGGGTGAATCACCACTTATAATGAGTACAATTATGTACTTTTCTGAATACGTTATTTGTTGTTTCTCATTACAATTGATTtggtttttaaaacgttttttttttttttgtgacacgCGGTCTCGGGCCTGTGAAACCCGGTCGGAGAGCCGCGAAGTAACTGTAAGAGTGTGAGGTTTTTACTAAGGGCAAGTACAAAATGAGTTCGAAAACAAGGGAACTTTATCTGTCGTCTAAGCATAAAAGAAGAGGCTATTTATGTGGGGTGAGTTTTAAGTAAGTATTTGTCCCTCTGTACATACAGCTATCCGTTTTATAGTGCTTACAAGAGTTTGATTCAgcgggttaattttggccaatttaagctttctACTGATAccgagaagaatccaggaccttcagtttatgAAGATGCTACAAAAACGATTCatgctccatactgtcaaggaaacgTTGTAGTATTTGGGGAAAATGCGAGACAACAATGTGTTGCAATGAGTttgtgcgctttaatttacagtaagataagaGGGATAACTTCAGTCGATGATATGATTCAAATAATGACTGTTGGTAACCAGTTatattctagtctgtcattgCTTGCAAGGCAAtctatgttaatgttaacagaaCTGCCAGAAATGGTTACATACAGTGTTTGAGCGATTTTTCCAGCTTGAATACAG from Porites lutea chromosome 1, jaPorLute2.1, whole genome shotgun sequence encodes the following:
- the LOC140945357 gene encoding lactadherin-like yields the protein MTASTRYSGHPAYHGRLHYPNSAWCAKDSAEDEDWLQIDLGTTYEICGAATQGTGNQKYNEYVTKFKLSYSSDGSSWTMYTGTGGSETEFHRNGGKNTVDEHLLPSPLSTRYIRFYPTDQVSWNCLRVELYSTALLK